The Candidatus Omnitrophota bacterium genome segment AGAGCATATAGGATCACATGAGCACATGAACACAGGGGCACAAATAAAATATATCTACCAGGAGAATAAGGGGCCAGCGGCGGCAAGAAATAATGGAATACGTGCGGCAAAAGGCGATTATGTAGCGTTCCTTGATAGCGATGATATATGGCTGCCCAAGAAATTGGAGCTTGAAGCAGGCAAAATGGTGACAGATTCTGGCTATGGCTTGATGCACACAGATAGGTTTCGCATGGATCTCAATGGCTGTATAGCGCCAAAGAGATGCATCGCTATGCCCGAAGGGTTTATATTTAAAGAACTTTTAAGACAAAATTTTATATGCGCCTCGTCCGTTTTGGTTAAAAAAGAATGCTTTACCAATGTCGGACTATTTGACGAGGACAGGAATAATAGAAGTGAGGACTATGATATGTGGCTGCGGATAGCCGTTAAATATAAAATTGGATC includes the following:
- a CDS encoding glycosyltransferase family 2 protein — encoded protein: EHIGSHEHMNTGAQIKYIYQENKGPAAARNNGIRAAKGDYVAFLDSDDIWLPKKLELEAGKMVTDSGYGLMHTDRFRMDLNGCIAPKRCIAMPEGFIFKELLRQNFICASSVLVKKECFTNVGLFDEDRNNRSEDYDMWLRIAVKYKIGSINEPLVKYRVNPSGFNRSMIKPAYDSERSAFLKALGHYNGDRERLKNKRLHGLMRRMGNSFLDVRDYREASYAFALAVKMNYFDLRSAGYYIISKLMDRLKT